In Leptolyngbya sp. O-77, the genomic window ATTTTAGGCGGCTGTACAGTCTGCTGGGCGATCGCAGTTATTGAAACAGGAAGAGGCGCTGGGCGGCGCGGGTGACGGCGACATAGAGGAGCTGGTTGCGTTCGCGGATATTTCGGTTGATCAGGGCGTTGGGCACGTCTACGAATACGTTTTGGAACGTAGATCCCTGGGACTTGTGAATCGTCAGGCAGTAGGCATAGTGGACATCGGCAAAGGCGCTTTTGAGCTGCCAAAACTCGCTCCAGCGCTTGTCTTGGGCGTAGGCGTTAAGCAGGCGAGTGTATTGCCCCTGGCTGAGTTCGTGGAGGACGCTGAGGCTGCGGTTTTTGCCATCGTCCGTTAGGACATGCAGCCGCCAAACGTGCCAGTCGCCCTCGTCGGCCTCGTCTACTGACAGCACTTCGCACTCGCTGGAGGTTTGCAGAATTACGGCATCGCCGACGATGTAAGGGGTGTTGGCGACGAGGCGATCGCCCTTCACAAAGCGCGGCGTTTTGTCTCCGTGGATGGCGCGGCGGATCTTGTGGTTTAGCTCCCGGACGCGCTGGTTGGTGTAGGCGAGGGCGCGGACGTAATCGGGGTCTGCTTGATAGGACTCGCTCTGGAAGGCGCGGATCAGTAGGCGTTCCCAGTCCATGCGGCGGGTGACGATCACGCCTTCGGTGCGATCGCCATTCGCATCCGTTTCAAACGCGGGCAGGTCTCGCCGGGTGAGATTATTGCGGATGGATTCGGCCAGGAGGGCGATCGCCCCGCCATAGCGCACCACTTCGGTCAGATCCGAGCGGTGGTGAATCTGGCTGAAGACCAGGGATTCCGGCTCGCCAATCGGCGGCAGTTGGGCGATATCGCCGACGAATAGAATCTGCGTTTGGCTGAGGAGGCTGTTGACGGCGTTGGTGAGCAGTCCCCACATTTCTGCGTTGATCATCGAGGCTTCGTCCACCACGACGAGGTGATAGCGATCAAAGTGGTTTTCGCTGTCGCGGTCGGGTCTGAAGACTTGCTTTCCTGAAACCGAGTCGATTTCTGGCCGCAGCCCCAGCAGCTTGCAGCAGGTCATACAGTCGATTTCGAGCTGCCACTCGTCGGCCATGCGTTCCAGAACTTTGGTGGCTTTGTTGCTAAAGGCAGTGAACACGATACGGCGGCGATCGCCCTTGTCGCGCAGGCGGCGGATCAGCGCTTGCAGCAGCGTGGTTTTGCCTGTGCCCGCGTAGCCCGTCAGCAGATACAGTTTTTCGCTGCTCTGGGCAAATTTCTCTAGCTCTCGCAGGGCTTTGCGCTGCGGACGGCTGAGCCGGATTCCGGGCAGCGAGTTGGCGATGTCCTTATCCTTGGAAGAGGGAGTAGGGGTCATGGCGAGTGCCCCCGACGACCAAGGTCAGTGATCAGGGTTTTGTCCCAAACGAGGCGGGTGAGGTCGGTGTCCAGCTTGGACTCCCGATAGATACGATGGGCCGCAGATCCTACCGTGGCCAGCGCGAGGGCGAT contains:
- a CDS encoding ATP-dependent RecD-like DNA helicase is translated as MTPTPSSKDKDIANSLPGIRLSRPQRKALRELEKFAQSSEKLYLLTGYAGTGKTTLLQALIRRLRDKGDRRRIVFTAFSNKATKVLERMADEWQLEIDCMTCCKLLGLRPEIDSVSGKQVFRPDRDSENHFDRYHLVVVDEASMINAEMWGLLTNAVNSLLSQTQILFVGDIAQLPPIGEPESLVFSQIHHRSDLTEVVRYGGAIALLAESIRNNLTRRDLPAFETDANGDRTEGVIVTRRMDWERLLIRAFQSESYQADPDYVRALAYTNQRVRELNHKIRRAIHGDKTPRFVKGDRLVANTPYIVGDAVILQTSSECEVLSVDEADEGDWHVWRLHVLTDDGKNRSLSVLHELSQGQYTRLLNAYAQDKRWSEFWQLKSAFADVHYAYCLTIHKSQGSTFQNVFVDVPNALINRNIRERNQLLYVAVTRAAQRLFLFQ